The proteins below are encoded in one region of Chelmon rostratus isolate fCheRos1 chromosome 21, fCheRos1.pri, whole genome shotgun sequence:
- the prodh2 gene encoding hydroxyproline dehydrogenase, whose translation MMMCSRLRPPLARLLSRRLLGTAASRTVEVKRPDLPPATLAFEDPSAFRVKSWAELLRALGVFRLCSFPVLVNNCGTLMSVARTILGRRAFSLLLRPTVYAQFVAGENESEISQSMEKMSSLGLRPMLAVPIEEDLGESTGEKRYDDNLESMLECVRMLHSNAWSKDPMMQLKITALISPELCVKLTTLIAEQPYDLNVLVRAMDGETISFPGLSEREVAQFLFGLRRLNKIAEASVNKVRVLVDAEYTYMNPALSLVTMAMMKKFNKDGAWIWNTYQCYLKDSRTLLLEALRLSRDEGFCLGVKLVRGAYMDKERMLAEKQGRPDPIHRSWEDTNDSYNGSLDLMLEAIAQKAERYRIIVASHNEVSVRRAAKRMEELGIDKDGGSVCFGQLLGMCDHVSLTLAKEGYAIYKSVPYGSVDDTLPYLVRRAQENRTVLQGIRKERDLLRKELCRRLSLRGGSS comes from the exons ATGATGATGTGCTCTCGTTTACGTCCCCCACTCGCTCGCCTGTTGTCGCGGAGGCTGCTGGGCACTGCGGCCTCCAGGACGGTGGAGGTCAAGCGGCCCGACCTTCCCCCAGCGACGCTTGCCTTTGAGGACCCCAGTGCCTTCAGGGTGAAGAGCTGGGCTGAGCTGCTCCGTGCTCTGGGAGTCTTCCGCCTCTGCTCCTTCCCTGTGCTGGTCAACAACTGTGGGACG ctgATGTCGGTAGCACGCACCATCTTGGGGAGGAGGGCGTTTTCCTTGCTGCTGCGGCCCACTGTGTATGCCCAGTTTGTGGCTGGGGAGAATGAGAGCGAGATCTCTCAGTCCATGGAGAAGATGAGCTCGCTGGGACTGAGGCCCATGCTGGCGGTGCCCATCGAGGAGGATCTGGGAGAAAGCACTGG AGAGAAGAGATATGACGACAACCTGGAGTCCATGCTGGAATGTGTGCGAATGCTGCACAGCAACGCCTGGAGCAAAGACCCAATGATGCAGCTGAAGATCACAGCCCTGATCAGCCCGGAGCTGTGT GTGAAACTCACAACCCTCATCGCAGAGCAACCGTATGACCTGAATGTCCTGGTCAGAGCTATGGATGGAGAG ACTATCAGCTTCCCTGGTTTAAGCGAACGTGAAGTTGCCCAGTTCCTCTTTGGCCTGCGGAGACTCAACAAAATAGCAGAG GCAAGTGTGAACAAAGTCCGAGTCCTGGTCGATGCAGAGTACACCTACATGAACCCTGCGCTCTCTCTTGTCACCATGGCGATGATGAAGAAGTTTAACAAAGATGGCGCCTGGATTTGGAACACATATCAGTGTTACCTGAAG gactCCAGGACTCTCCTGTTAGAGGCTCTGCGGCTGTCAAGGGACGAGGGTTTCTGTCTGGGAGTCAAGCTTGTACGAGGAGCCTACATGGACAAAGAGAGGATGCTGGCAGAGAAACAGGGTCGTCCGGACCCCATCCACCGCAGCTGGGAGGACACCAATGACAG TTACAACGGCTCTCTGGATCTCATGCTGGAGGCCATAGCCCAGAAAGCTGAGCGCTACAGGATCATAGTCGCCTCTCACAACGAGGTGTCAGTGAGGCGAGCCGCCAAACG GATGGAGGAGTTGGGGATAGACAAAGATGGAGGCTCGGTGTGTTTCGGCCAGCTGCTGGGCATGTGTGATCACGTCTCCCTCACGCTGG cTAAAGAGGGTTATGCCATTTACAAGTCAGTGCCGTACGGCTCAGTGGACGACACGCTCCCCTATCTGGTGCGCCGGGCTCAGGAGAATCGCACCGTGCTGCAGGGAATCCGCAAAGAGCGGGACCTGCTGAGGAAAGAGCTCTGCAGGAGACTGAGTCTGAGGGGAGGCAGCTCGTAG